From the genome of Solanum stenotomum isolate F172 chromosome 5, ASM1918654v1, whole genome shotgun sequence:
AATATTTGTGATTCgacaaatttaaattcatatagAGAAAGACTATTCACAAGCTAATTACAAAAGAAACTTTTCACAAACATGTGATATATGTAAAATTAAGATATATACGTTATTAGTGCAAATattttttacactatcaatATAATAGTGTACTATATTGTTCGGAATTGTTTTGGGGTGGATGTTGAAATTCTCaaacataatatttttgaaggatTCAATATAGATGTAGTagcattttaaaatatttcgaACAACATAAGTACTTTATAACCTATAAAAACATGTTAGTTACTATTTTCATCtaatagtttaaaaaaaaaaaatttagtctAATATATAGATATTATTTGAGTGACCTGATTAACGCTGAATTGATCATTGTCAACATGATGAACCGGCATTCCTCTCTCATCATACAAAATAAGCCCACTAAACCTCGGTAGCTCACACTTTTCACCCATCAATATTGGCCTTTGCCACACGGGCGAGTTCGAGTTGTGGCTATGCCACTGCCCAGACTCGCCCTCAAGTAACGGAGAAACTCTCTCCGTGCTCCGATTTTCCTCCCACTTACTTGGCCCACTCCACCTCACCGTACTCGTCAGCACTTTCTTCACCGAAGTGTTCGAACTCAGTAACTTTGGTTCAGACCATTCTACATCGATATCCGTGCTACACGGGTCTTGGCCCACTAACCCCTTTCTCCTAGTGGCTGcccttattttaaaaaaagcagTAACTAAGCAAATTACAATGATTAAGGAACAAgtgcaaatgaaaaatgcaattgattcttgagttgagAGCTTCCATTTGTCTTCTAAGTTCCATAAAATTGactccattttttttgttttcagaAATGCACTCAAGATGTTTGATGAAATgctaaagagaaaaaaaaaacagaagttGCTCTGTATAATTTGGTGTAAAGTTTGTTGTGTAGTTCACCGACACATAATTTGATGCTAGCATTTATTTTCTCACCGTTTTGGTTTTGGAGAGCAATTAAAAGCCATTCACGAGATATATCATGTAGAAGGAATCAAGGAATGATctcatttatatatacatagggATCGGTAGCGGAGTCAGTATTTTCATTAAGAGCTCGTTTGGTAAAgtgtattagaaaaataatgcatgcgTTAGCTTTGTATGTTATACTTTTTTAGTCTCGCACTAGTtctacactctattgtgtatcgaggtgtgtattactaataccatgatTTTTTATGTATTAATAATACAAAAGGTTTCAACACATGCATTAAATTGATTAATGATATAACTACCACTCAAATTCCTCGCGGGTATTTttgtatacaaatattttttgtagaGTTATGCAAGGcttgttatttctaatacaccatattgaaaataattcttATACAGTCTATCAAACAACTCCTAGACAGGGGCGGAGCTAGCATAGAGttaggggttcatccgaacccccttcggcggaaaatattactatttatacatggttaacattattttttatgtatatatagtagatgtcgaaccctcTTCGATTAGTTTGTGGTTTacttcttcagattttgaaccctctTATTAAAAATTCTAGCTCCGCCACTGCTCCTAGAGAgcttaaaatatgaaaaaggtatatacatatataaacagTGTAATTTGATTAACCTGACCTGGCTCCTCTACTAATAGTGATAACGACAACAATAACAAATTCATTGTGATCCCACAAGTCAAGTTTTAGGAGGGTGATGTGTAGGAAGTGTTTACATTTAGATTATGATTGTGATTTAACATATGAAACACCAACATGAATTTTGATGGAATGGTTGAAAATTTTAGGTCTCTTCATCTTTAATCAAAAATCTCGCGTTCGAGTTTTGGATACGAAAAAATTATGTTTGGAGTGAAAACATGTACTCATGACCAATTCAAGTTAGTGATCATCAATCTATTAGGGGCGGTTGTAGAGTTGATGGTATGAGCTCGACAGAAATCAATAGCTTTGACccaaattttatctttttaaaaataagtttatacATATCCTCAAGTATGTTTTcggtaattaaaaaaaaaaatgatagttgATAGCGGTGCTAAATTTTCACTATGCATAGTATCCGAGGAAAGACAAGAGCACAAGGATTTATTACATACAACTCTTAACATTTTTGTGACTGTAAGAAACTGTTTTCACCACTCATATATTCTTCATATGACAATAATTTTACCAGTTACGTCAAGATTCTCTTTCatttatataattgaagttTATTTACACTATGAGCTAGTTGGAAATCGAAGTTTGAGCTTGCACAGATCTTCAAGATGAAAAACAGGAGAACCCATGACTATTATGGTCTTACACATAAAAGTCCTTTAATTATTAGGTTGGGAATTGAATATTGTTGAATGCACTACTTACACTCCACTCCATTTGTTATTTAAATGAGATAAATCAGTCAAAGGAGGATAGACTTCTGCCTCTATTAATTATGATCCATGCAAATTACATATGATGaattttatattagaaaaatacaaatttaataaaataaaattattatttgataaaaaatcaaacacttaTGTTCATTAATGATGGCGAGATGATTTGTAGTGGTGGCGATAATTGTGGTCTAATTAGTGGCTATTAATGGTTGTGATAATTGTAATGGTGTGGTTTGTGTAGTGATTGGCGTAACGATGGTAGTTGATAGTGACGGTGATGATtgtaataatgaaattgattgATGTTAGTAGTTATCGGTGTTGATTGCGATAAGGATGGTTGAAGAATGTGTGGTGGTTGACAATGTGTTGGTGATAATTGACGGTTGCGCTATTTGTGATTATAGATATGGTTGGTATGATTGTAGTGGTAGTAAGTAGTTGATAGAGATAATAGAGGTGGCAGTGATAGTGGCGACAATGGATATAATTAAAATGATGGAGTTGGTAGGTGTTGTAGCGATGACGACTGACAACAGTGCTTGGTAGCATCAATAGTTGTGAGTTATGGTTGTAATGATAGGAGTGGTTGGTGAAAGTAATTGGCGATTATGGTGATTGACAATGATGGTGATTATA
Proteins encoded in this window:
- the LOC125865805 gene encoding uncharacterized protein LOC125865805, translated to MESILWNLEDKWKLSTQESIAFFICTCSLIIVICLVTAFFKIRAATRRKGLVGQDPCSTDIDVEWSEPKLLSSNTSVKKVLTSTVRWSGPSKWEENRSTERVSPLLEGESGQWHSHNSNSPVWQRPILMGEKCELPRFSGLILYDERGMPVHHVDNDQFSVNQENVDVVGRTTLKDLLL